One segment of Pleomorphomonas sp. PLEO DNA contains the following:
- a CDS encoding NnrU family protein — protein sequence MSIFIIGLALFIGVHSIYILAPNVRSATIDRIGYNPWRGIYSLVSLAGLVLTIYGYGLARQDPVLLFEPPPWARDFAFVLMAVALPLLVASFFPKPTRIGRFVRHPMLMSVTLWAVAHVLAVGTLAGVLLSAVFFVWALAARFSLIARPMTASSVSPSAPINDWIAVAIGLAVWAALLFALHDWLIGMPLL from the coding sequence ATGTCCATCTTCATCATCGGCCTTGCTCTCTTTATCGGTGTGCATTCGATTTACATCCTGGCACCGAACGTGCGGAGCGCGACGATCGACCGCATTGGCTACAACCCTTGGCGCGGCATCTATTCGCTTGTCTCCCTCGCTGGACTCGTTCTCACGATCTACGGCTATGGTCTTGCCCGACAGGATCCGGTGCTGCTGTTCGAGCCCCCGCCGTGGGCTCGCGATTTCGCCTTCGTGCTGATGGCGGTGGCATTGCCTTTACTGGTTGCCTCGTTCTTTCCTAAACCAACCCGCATCGGCCGCTTCGTTCGTCATCCCATGCTGATGTCGGTGACGCTTTGGGCGGTTGCTCATGTGCTGGCCGTCGGGACGCTGGCTGGGGTGTTACTCAGCGCCGTCTTCTTTGTATGGGCGCTGGCGGCCCGGTTCTCGCTGATCGCGCGGCCGATGACGGCATCGTCGGTATCGCCATCGGCCCCGATCAACGACTGGATCGCCGTGGCGATCGGTCTTGCCGTCTGGGCGGCGTTGCTGTTCGCGCTGCACGACTGGCTGATTGGCATGCCGTTGCTGTGA
- a CDS encoding tetratricopeptide repeat protein, whose translation MSDIFDEVGDDLRRDRLTTLWKRYGWVLYVAAGIVVAGTAAWRAYDYWSTSRANAAGDAYSQVLASAKAGDHKGLAESLALYAGSAPSQYQVLARFRAASEHAAMGETDNALAAFEDLSKASGVEPAFRDLATVRAALIAVDRESLDQIKARVSGYNNDISPWRYAAREIIALAAVRAEDWKSVSQEARKLTDDPATPSDVRARARILRDLAISEAGDVENGAAG comes from the coding sequence ATGTCTGATATTTTCGACGAAGTCGGCGATGACCTGCGCCGTGATCGGCTGACGACCCTGTGGAAGCGTTATGGCTGGGTTCTCTATGTGGCTGCCGGCATTGTCGTCGCCGGTACGGCTGCTTGGCGTGCCTATGATTATTGGTCGACCAGCCGCGCCAATGCGGCGGGCGATGCCTATTCTCAGGTGCTGGCCTCGGCCAAGGCAGGCGACCACAAGGGCCTCGCCGAGTCGCTGGCGCTCTATGCTGGTAGCGCGCCATCGCAATATCAGGTTCTGGCTCGGTTCCGCGCTGCTTCCGAGCATGCTGCGATGGGCGAGACCGATAACGCGCTGGCCGCTTTCGAAGACCTCTCCAAGGCCTCCGGCGTTGAACCTGCTTTCCGCGACCTCGCCACCGTCCGCGCCGCGCTGATTGCCGTCGATCGGGAAAGCCTCGATCAGATCAAGGCGCGGGTTTCCGGCTATAACAACGACATTTCGCCCTGGCGCTATGCCGCGCGCGAGATCATCGCGCTTGCCGCCGTTCGTGCCGAGGACTGGAAGAGCGTCAGCCAGGAAGCCCGCAAGTTGACCGACGATCCCGCGACCCCGTCGGACGTGCGCGCCCGTGCTCGCATTTTGCGTGACCTCGCAATCTCCGAGGCCGGCGATGTCGAAAATGGAGCAGCCGGATGA
- a CDS encoding PQQ-binding-like beta-propeller repeat protein translates to MTVLLRLSSAALALAVVATLGSCGSDSAMDSISSLNPFKKDKPVAEGNRTSILAVSDPTRGITNGRATIGAATALAAWSQPGGTATNDPGNVAGALQGVHYWSMKGGQSGFGNGMMGLSTSKGRGISARPVAADGIVYVYDASGVVSGFKVANSGATWHVGAYPAGSSDSVGGGGLAVAGGRVYAATGYGELLAIDVASSSIVWRVKLDAPARSAPAVGSGKVVVTAQSGVVQAFDATTGAAGWRASTEVSGASLAGAGSAAISADTVVVAGSTGQIQAFDLATGTAKWQASITGGSSISAITGLRDASASPVIHGDAVYATGIGGSLVALDVKTGDVRWQQPIGSAETPVVSGGSLFLIDLENRMIAVDLKTGKVIWSQTLPLKPSSSRRGSWAGPVMAAGKLWASSNDGRVASVDAVTGALGVNTEIGFSGAIAPILSSGKMMVLAGDGTLIAVN, encoded by the coding sequence ATGACAGTTCTCCTCCGCCTTTCCTCGGCCGCCCTTGCGCTGGCCGTCGTTGCGACGCTCGGTAGCTGCGGGTCGGATTCGGCGATGGATTCAATTTCTTCGCTTAATCCCTTCAAGAAAGACAAGCCGGTAGCCGAGGGTAATCGCACCTCCATTTTGGCCGTTTCGGATCCGACGCGGGGCATCACCAATGGTCGGGCGACCATCGGCGCGGCCACGGCGCTTGCCGCTTGGTCGCAGCCCGGCGGTACGGCCACCAATGATCCCGGTAATGTCGCCGGTGCCCTGCAAGGGGTGCACTACTGGTCGATGAAGGGTGGGCAGTCCGGTTTCGGCAACGGTATGATGGGCCTGTCCACCAGCAAAGGGCGTGGCATTTCGGCGCGACCGGTGGCGGCTGACGGGATCGTCTACGTCTATGATGCCTCGGGTGTCGTGTCCGGCTTCAAAGTGGCCAACAGTGGCGCGACCTGGCATGTCGGCGCCTACCCGGCGGGCTCGAGCGACTCCGTGGGCGGCGGTGGCCTCGCCGTGGCGGGCGGTCGCGTCTACGCGGCGACCGGCTATGGTGAACTCCTCGCCATCGACGTTGCCAGCAGCTCTATTGTCTGGCGCGTGAAGCTCGATGCGCCGGCCCGCTCGGCACCCGCCGTTGGTAGTGGCAAGGTGGTCGTCACCGCTCAGTCTGGTGTGGTCCAGGCCTTTGACGCGACAACTGGCGCCGCCGGCTGGCGCGCTTCCACCGAGGTTTCAGGGGCATCGTTGGCTGGCGCCGGCAGCGCTGCGATTTCCGCCGACACAGTCGTGGTCGCCGGTTCGACCGGTCAGATCCAGGCGTTCGATCTCGCCACCGGAACCGCGAAATGGCAGGCCTCGATCACCGGCGGTAGCTCGATTTCGGCGATCACCGGCCTGCGTGACGCCTCGGCGAGCCCGGTGATTCACGGCGATGCCGTCTACGCGACCGGTATTGGTGGTTCGCTGGTTGCTCTTGATGTCAAAACCGGCGATGTCCGCTGGCAGCAGCCGATCGGTAGCGCCGAAACGCCTGTCGTCTCGGGTGGCAGCTTGTTCCTGATCGACCTGGAAAACCGGATGATCGCCGTCGACCTCAAGACCGGCAAGGTGATTTGGTCGCAGACGCTGCCGCTCAAGCCCTCGTCGAGCCGTAGAGGCTCGTGGGCCGGGCCGGTGATGGCGGCCGGCAAGCTGTGGGCCTCGTCCAACGACGGCCGTGTCGCTTCGGTGGACGCGGTTACCGGCGCGCTCGGCGTCAATACGGAAATTGGTTTCAGTGGCGCCATCGCGCCTATTCTGAGCTCTGGCAAGATGATGGTTCTGGCCGGAGACGGTACGCTCATCGCCGTGAACTGA
- the der gene encoding ribosome biogenesis GTPase Der has product MPAQPTIALVGRPNVGKSTLFNRLVGKKLALVDDTPGVTRDRRVGSGRLGDLNFQVIDTAGLEEANPESLEGRMRAQTETAIREADAILFIYDARSGITPLDKHFSEVIRRMDRDVILVANKAEGSGVHAGLMEAFELGLGEAIAISAEHGEGLADLYDALREAFEGRLGFAEPDSEEAVVNLDVDEDGNLVQPQPQRPLRVTVTGRPNAGKSTLINRMVGEDRLLTGPEAGITRDSISVDWVWRDREVKLFDTAGLRRKARVQGKLEKLSVADAIRAIKFAEVVVVLLDATIPFEKQDLHIVDLIVREGRALVIGVNKWDLVEDRAAKLKELREECERLLPQVRGVELVTLSGINGQGLDKLMQAVVRSYDVWNTRISTGRLNRWLTGLIEHHPPPAVAGRRLKIRYITQAKTRPPMFIIFGSRSEAMPVSYMRYLSNGLRESFEMPGTPIRVEMRSGGENPYDKKD; this is encoded by the coding sequence ATGCCTGCGCAACCGACCATTGCTCTCGTCGGCCGCCCGAATGTCGGCAAGTCTACGCTGTTCAACCGCCTCGTCGGCAAGAAGCTGGCGCTGGTCGACGACACGCCCGGCGTGACACGCGACCGTCGCGTCGGCAGTGGCCGGCTCGGCGATCTCAACTTTCAGGTGATCGACACCGCCGGTCTCGAAGAAGCGAATCCGGAATCGCTCGAAGGCCGCATGCGCGCCCAGACCGAAACGGCTATCCGGGAAGCCGACGCAATTCTGTTCATCTATGATGCCCGCTCGGGTATCACGCCGCTCGACAAGCATTTCTCCGAAGTGATCCGTCGCATGGATCGGGACGTGATCCTCGTCGCCAACAAGGCGGAGGGCAGCGGTGTCCATGCCGGCCTGATGGAAGCCTTCGAGCTTGGCCTTGGCGAGGCGATCGCCATTTCTGCTGAGCACGGCGAAGGCTTGGCCGATCTCTACGATGCGCTGCGAGAGGCGTTCGAAGGGCGTCTTGGCTTTGCCGAGCCCGACAGCGAGGAGGCGGTCGTCAACCTCGACGTCGATGAGGATGGCAATCTCGTCCAGCCACAGCCGCAGCGGCCGCTACGCGTCACCGTCACTGGCCGGCCGAATGCCGGCAAGTCGACGCTGATCAATCGTATGGTTGGCGAGGACCGGTTACTCACCGGGCCCGAGGCTGGCATCACCCGCGATTCCATCTCTGTGGATTGGGTGTGGCGGGACCGCGAAGTCAAGTTGTTCGACACCGCCGGCCTTCGTCGCAAAGCGCGCGTGCAGGGGAAGCTGGAAAAGCTGTCGGTGGCCGATGCTATTCGAGCCATCAAATTCGCCGAAGTGGTCGTGGTGCTGCTCGACGCGACCATTCCTTTCGAAAAACAGGACCTGCATATCGTCGACCTGATCGTCCGCGAGGGCAGGGCGCTGGTGATCGGCGTCAACAAGTGGGATCTCGTCGAGGATCGCGCCGCCAAGCTCAAGGAATTGCGCGAGGAATGCGAGCGGTTGTTGCCGCAGGTGCGTGGCGTCGAATTGGTGACGCTGTCCGGCATCAATGGCCAGGGCCTCGACAAGCTGATGCAGGCAGTCGTGCGCTCCTATGACGTTTGGAATACCCGCATCTCCACCGGTCGGCTCAATCGCTGGCTGACCGGCCTCATCGAGCATCATCCGCCCCCGGCCGTCGCCGGCCGGCGCCTGAAGATTCGCTACATTACCCAGGCGAAAACGCGGCCGCCAATGTTCATCATTTTCGGTTCGCGGTCGGAGGCGATGCCGGTGAGCTACATGCGCTATCTTTCCAATGGCCTGCGAGAAAGCTTCGAAATGCCGGGCACGCCAATCCGCGTTGAGATGCGTTCGGGCGGCGAGAACCCCTACGACAAAAAGGACTGA
- a CDS encoding NAD(P)H-dependent oxidoreductase: MLLEKLNWRYATKKFDATRVVPQDKIERIIEAARLAPTSSGLQPYELLVITNQDIKAKILPIASGQAQVVDASHLLVFAAWDTYTADRINEAFDFVVAERKLDGERLTNWNAYRQRLLTAYVPRDARTNFEHAARQAYIGFGLAIAEAAMLEVDATPMEGFDADALDELLGLRARGLRSVTILPLGYREADKDWLVSLKKVRRPREKFVTELR, translated from the coding sequence ATGCTCCTTGAGAAACTCAACTGGCGCTACGCCACCAAGAAGTTCGACGCGACTCGCGTAGTGCCGCAGGACAAGATTGAGCGGATTATCGAGGCCGCCCGTCTTGCTCCGACCTCGAGCGGTTTGCAGCCCTACGAGTTGCTCGTCATCACCAATCAGGACATCAAAGCAAAGATCCTGCCGATTGCCAGCGGCCAGGCCCAGGTGGTCGATGCCTCGCATCTCCTCGTCTTCGCCGCGTGGGACACCTACACGGCCGACCGTATCAACGAGGCTTTCGACTTTGTCGTGGCCGAGCGGAAACTCGACGGCGAGCGTCTCACGAACTGGAACGCCTACCGGCAGCGCCTGCTGACGGCCTATGTGCCGCGCGATGCCCGCACCAACTTCGAGCACGCCGCCCGCCAGGCCTATATCGGTTTCGGTCTCGCCATCGCCGAGGCGGCGATGCTGGAGGTCGACGCGACGCCGATGGAGGGCTTTGACGCCGATGCGCTCGACGAGTTGCTCGGTCTCCGGGCGCGTGGCCTGAGGTCGGTTACTATCCTGCCGCTCGGCTATCGCGAGGCGGACAAGGACTGGCTGGTGAGCCTCAAAAAGGTCCGTCGTCCCAGGGAAAAGTTCGTGACCGAGCTCCGCTGA
- the gyrA gene encoding DNA gyrase subunit A, with amino-acid sequence MKRSYLDYAMSVIVSRALPDVRDGLKPVHRRILYSMSENGCDWNKPYRKSARIVGDVMGKYHPHGDSSIYDALVRMAQPFSMRLPVVDGQGNFGSIDGDSAAAMRYTEVRLERVAQALTDDLDKDTVDFNPNYDGSEREPSVLPARFPNLLVNGSGGIAVGMATNIPSHNLGEVVDATIRLMDNPDIDIEELMEVLPGPDFPTGAMILGRSGIRQAFMTGRGSVVMRSRVVVEQIRKDREALIVTEIPYQVNKSVMVEKIAELVREKRVEGIADLRDESSRDGIRVVIELKRDAVADVVLNQLYRFSQLQTSFGVNMVALNGGRPQLMNIREVLSAFIAFREVVVTRRTRFLLGKARDRAHVLVGLAIAVANIDEVIAVIRNAPDPSTAREQLMTRRWPAADVEALIRLIDDPRHEVNDDGTYNLSEEQARAILDLRLQRLTALGRDEISEELNQLADEIKGYLEILASRERVMGIIRDELTEIKTAYATPRRTEIVESDGDMEDEDLIAREDMVVTVSHEGYIKRVQLSQYRAQNRGGKGRSGMATKEEDFVTRLFIASTHAPVLFFSSRGIAYKLKVWRLPLGTPQSRGKFIKNILPLQDGERITSILALPEDEASWSDLDVVFATRLGTVRRNKLSDFTQVNRNGKIAMKFDDEADGIVGVETCTENDDFLLVSALGQCIRFSVGDVRVFKGRDSTGVRGISLADGDELISMTILRHFDASPAERTAFQKQWAAEQRLAGEEEADVEDVVADEVEEEGNGIDVLSPDRYAEMMLAQQFLLTATEQGYGKRSSSYEFRISGRGGKGIKATDQGKLDEIGKLVAAFPVEPTDQIMLVSNGGQLIRVPVGQIRIVSRASKGVRIFNTAEGEKVVSVEHITDIGEENGAEE; translated from the coding sequence ATGAAGCGCAGCTATCTCGATTACGCGATGAGCGTGATCGTGTCTCGCGCGCTGCCGGATGTCCGCGACGGCCTGAAGCCGGTGCACCGGCGCATCCTCTACTCGATGAGCGAGAATGGCTGCGACTGGAACAAGCCGTATCGCAAGTCGGCGCGCATCGTCGGCGACGTCATGGGTAAGTACCATCCGCATGGCGACAGCTCGATCTATGACGCATTGGTGCGCATGGCGCAGCCGTTCTCGATGCGGCTGCCGGTGGTCGACGGGCAGGGCAACTTCGGCTCCATCGACGGCGACAGCGCGGCCGCCATGCGTTACACCGAGGTCCGCCTCGAGAGGGTAGCGCAGGCGCTGACCGACGACCTCGACAAGGACACCGTCGACTTCAATCCCAACTACGACGGTTCCGAAAGAGAGCCGTCGGTGCTGCCGGCCCGCTTCCCCAATCTGTTGGTCAACGGCTCCGGCGGCATTGCCGTGGGCATGGCGACCAATATTCCCTCGCACAACCTCGGCGAAGTGGTCGATGCCACCATTCGCCTGATGGACAATCCTGACATCGACATCGAAGAACTGATGGAGGTGTTGCCAGGCCCCGATTTCCCGACGGGCGCCATGATTCTCGGGCGCTCCGGTATCCGTCAGGCCTTCATGACCGGCCGCGGGTCGGTCGTCATGCGCAGCCGCGTCGTCGTCGAGCAGATCCGCAAGGATCGCGAGGCGCTGATCGTCACCGAGATTCCCTATCAGGTGAACAAGTCGGTGATGGTCGAGAAGATCGCCGAGTTGGTTCGCGAGAAGCGCGTCGAGGGAATCGCCGATCTTCGCGACGAAAGCTCGCGCGATGGCATTCGCGTCGTTATCGAGCTGAAGCGCGACGCCGTTGCCGACGTGGTGCTCAACCAGCTTTATCGCTTCTCGCAGCTGCAGACCTCGTTCGGCGTCAACATGGTGGCCCTGAACGGCGGCCGGCCGCAGCTGATGAACATCCGGGAAGTGCTCAGCGCCTTCATCGCCTTCCGTGAGGTGGTGGTGACGCGGCGCACGCGCTTCCTGCTCGGCAAGGCGCGTGATCGGGCGCATGTCTTGGTCGGTCTCGCCATCGCCGTCGCCAACATCGACGAGGTGATCGCCGTCATCCGCAACGCGCCCGATCCGAGCACCGCCCGCGAGCAGTTGATGACCCGCCGCTGGCCGGCCGCCGATGTCGAGGCGCTGATCCGCCTCATCGACGACCCACGCCACGAAGTGAACGATGACGGCACTTACAACCTCTCTGAAGAGCAGGCTCGTGCCATCCTCGACCTCCGCCTGCAGCGCCTCACCGCGCTCGGCCGGGACGAGATTTCCGAGGAGCTCAACCAGCTCGCCGACGAGATCAAGGGTTATCTCGAGATCCTCGCCTCGCGCGAACGGGTGATGGGAATCATCCGCGACGAGCTGACCGAGATCAAGACCGCCTATGCCACGCCGCGCCGGACCGAGATCGTCGAATCCGACGGCGACATGGAGGATGAAGACCTCATCGCCCGCGAGGATATGGTGGTCACGGTGTCCCACGAGGGGTACATCAAGCGCGTGCAATTGTCGCAGTACCGGGCGCAGAACCGTGGCGGCAAGGGTCGCTCCGGCATGGCGACCAAGGAAGAGGATTTCGTCACCCGCCTGTTCATTGCCTCGACGCATGCGCCGGTGCTGTTCTTCTCTTCGCGCGGCATCGCTTATAAGCTCAAGGTCTGGCGGCTGCCGCTCGGCACGCCGCAATCGCGCGGCAAGTTCATCAAAAACATCCTGCCGTTACAGGATGGCGAGCGCATCACGTCTATTCTGGCACTGCCGGAGGACGAGGCGAGCTGGTCGGATCTTGATGTGGTGTTCGCCACCCGCCTCGGCACCGTCCGTCGCAATAAGCTGAGCGACTTCACGCAGGTCAACCGTAACGGCAAGATCGCCATGAAGTTCGACGACGAGGCCGATGGCATCGTCGGCGTCGAGACTTGCACGGAAAATGACGACTTCCTGCTGGTATCGGCGCTCGGTCAGTGCATCCGCTTCTCCGTGGGCGATGTGCGCGTCTTCAAGGGACGTGATTCCACCGGTGTGCGTGGCATCTCGCTCGCCGATGGTGACGAACTGATCTCCATGACCATCCTTCGGCATTTCGATGCCAGCCCAGCCGAGCGCACCGCCTTCCAGAAGCAGTGGGCGGCCGAGCAGCGGTTGGCTGGCGAGGAGGAAGCGGACGTGGAGGATGTGGTTGCCGACGAGGTCGAGGAAGAAGGCAACGGTATCGATGTGCTTTCCCCCGATCGCTATGCCGAGATGATGTTGGCTCAGCAGTTCCTGCTGACGGCTACCGAGCAGGGCTACGGCAAGCGTTCGTCGTCCTACGAGTTCCGAATCTCAGGCCGCGGCGGCAAGGGCATCAAGGCAACCGATCAGGGCAAGCTCGACGAGATTGGCAAGCTGGTCGCCGCGTTCCCGGTGGAGCCCACTGATCAGATCATGCTGGTGTCCAACGGCGGTCAGTTGATTCGCGTGCCGGTCGGCCAGATTCGCATCGTCTCGCGCGCCTCGAAGGGTGTCCGTATCTTCAATACGGCTGAGGGCGAGAAGGTGGTATCGGTCGAGCATATCACCGATATCGGAGAAGAGAACGGCGCCGAGGAGTGA
- the coaD gene encoding pantetheine-phosphate adenylyltransferase yields MKTALYAGSFDPATYGHLDIIERASRLFDRLVVAVGAHHEKKGEFDAADREAMLRDLVAPIAARTGGRIEVVAFAGLLVDAAREHGANAIIRGLRNASDLDVESGMAGMNAAMAPEIDTIYLGASPAVRHIASSLVKQIARLGGDVAAFVPPQVAEKLRARYSAH; encoded by the coding sequence ATGAAGACAGCCCTTTACGCCGGTTCGTTCGACCCGGCCACCTATGGTCATCTCGACATCATCGAGCGCGCATCCCGTCTGTTCGACAGGCTCGTTGTCGCCGTCGGTGCCCATCACGAGAAGAAAGGCGAGTTCGACGCCGCCGACCGCGAAGCCATGCTGCGTGACCTTGTTGCGCCGATCGCCGCCCGCACCGGTGGCCGAATCGAAGTTGTCGCCTTCGCCGGCCTTCTCGTGGACGCAGCGCGCGAGCATGGCGCCAACGCCATCATCCGTGGCCTTCGCAATGCATCCGACCTCGACGTCGAGTCGGGCATGGCGGGTATGAACGCGGCCATGGCACCGGAGATCGACACCATCTATCTCGGCGCTTCTCCGGCGGTGAGGCACATTGCCTCCAGTCTCGTCAAGCAGATCGCTCGATTGGGGGGAGACGTCGCCGCCTTTGTTCCGCCGCAGGTGGCGGAGAAACTCCGCGCCCGATATTCGGCCCATTGA
- a CDS encoding peptidylprolyl isomerase has product MLATGAWSTRTWAASPDNTLILETSKGKVTIELRPDLAPKHVAQIKALVGKHFYDGIIFHRVIEGFMAQTGDPTGTGMGGSDLPDIPAEFSKTHFGRGTLGMARAQDPDSANSQFFIMFADGSFLDGQYTVWGQVTDGMDVVDKINRGEPPANPDKIVKARLASAPN; this is encoded by the coding sequence GTGCTGGCTACTGGCGCTTGGTCCACTCGTACCTGGGCCGCGTCGCCCGACAACACGCTGATTCTGGAGACCAGCAAGGGCAAGGTGACCATTGAGCTCAGGCCCGACCTCGCACCGAAGCATGTCGCTCAGATCAAAGCGCTGGTCGGCAAGCACTTTTACGATGGCATCATCTTCCATCGGGTGATCGAGGGCTTCATGGCCCAGACAGGCGATCCCACGGGGACCGGCATGGGGGGCTCCGATCTGCCGGATATTCCTGCCGAGTTCTCGAAGACGCACTTCGGGCGCGGCACCCTCGGCATGGCGCGTGCTCAGGACCCCGATAGCGCCAACTCGCAATTCTTCATCATGTTCGCCGACGGCAGCTTCCTCGATGGTCAGTACACCGTCTGGGGGCAGGTCACCGACGGCATGGATGTGGTCGACAAGATCAACCGTGGCGAGCCGCCGGCCAACCCGGACAAAATCGTCAAGGCGCGCCTCGCTTCTGCTCCGAACTGA